The Methanosarcinales archaeon DNA window TCTGAGCTCCTGCAATAAGCAGCAGGCTACCCAAAATGAAGGAATGCAATCGGGAAGTACCCACATCTCCTTTTAATAAAATCGTTACAGTTAAGAATAAGCCAAGAATGAATACAGACAAACCCGGTACAAACAGAAACGGAACCGGTTTATAAAGCATCATAAACCTGATATGCCGCCATCCATCCTGAAATGAGTTTAGTTTTGACGGGGAATTTCGGGCATAATAGGTAATTGGGATATCTTTTATTTTTTGTCCTTTTTTGGCAAATTCAATTACCATTTCAGAGGCCATTTCCATTCCATGGGTTTTAAGAGTGATTTTATCAAGAGCATTTCTGGTAAACGCTCTCATTCCGCAGTGAGCGTCTGATATGTTAATATCAAAGCAATAATTAAGAATCCTGGTCAACAACGGGTTGCCAATATAACGATGAAGCCACGGCATAGCACCTTTTTTAATGGTTCCTTTCAATCGGCTGCCAATCACAAAATCTGCTTCCCCTGCTATTAAGGGGTCTAAAAATTTAGGTAATTCCAGAAGATCATAGGTGTTATCAGCATCTGCTATAGCAATATAATCTCCTCTGGCACGGGATAATCCTGCAAGATAAGCATTGCCATAGCCTTTGACTGAATTAATTACTATTGCACCCATAGAATTTGCTATCTCAGCCGTTCTATCATCGGAATTGTCAACTACTATTATCTCCCCTTCAATATTATATTGTTCAAAAACTGTCAATGCTTTTTGAATACAAATTTCAATTGTTTTTTCTTCATTCATTGACGGTAAAATAATTGATACTACAGGCATAATCAATTTCTTTGGTGTCTGAATGCTATATATAAACTATGATTATCATGAACTTTTTTGGTTCTCTTTAACATTGTGTGGGTAACATCACTTTTATTATATTAGTTATTTTTCAGACACTGATTAACGCCGATTTACACAGATTTAATCTCAATCTATTT harbors:
- a CDS encoding glycosyltransferase family 2 protein, with amino-acid sequence MPVVSIILPSMNEEKTIEICIQKALTVFEQYNIEGEIIVVDNSDDRTAEIANSMGAIVINSVKGYGNAYLAGLSRARGDYIAIADADNTYDLLELPKFLDPLIAGEADFVIGSRLKGTIKKGAMPWLHRYIGNPLLTRILNYCFDINISDAHCGMRAFTRNALDKITLKTHGMEMASEMVIEFAKKGQKIKDIPITYYARNSPSKLNSFQDGWRHIRFMMLYKPVPFLFVPGLSVFILGLFLTVTILLKGDVGTSRLHSFILGSLLLIAGAQIIGMGLYMKAYGAVHGLYEGENSYIIKILDWHSLENEIVAGIVIAGIGFIFGLKVLFTWIYSGYGAISEVENAVVSMVFSIIGVQIIFLAIFISVLMLERD